GATCATTCACGTCATCAACGACGGTGGTGTCGGCGGCCCCTACGACATCACCGCCGACATCGGCCGGATTCACCCCGCCGTGGCCCCGCTCGATGGCGAACCCGTTGTCGTGAAGACGGTTCCGAACGCCTTCGTCGGCACCGACCTCGCCGACCGCGTCGACGCCGCCGCAAACAAGAATGTCGTCATCGTGGGCTTCATGACCCACATGTGCGTCACCTTCACCGCCGAGGGCGCGTTCCTTCGCGGCAATCACCCCACCGTGGTCGCCGACGCCTGCGCGACCCGCTCCCTGCGATCGCCCGCCGGCGAGGTGACCGCCACTCAGCTGCACGAATCCGCACTGGCCACCATCGCCGACCTGTACGCCGTGGTCGTGCCCTCCGCCTCGGCACTTCGATAACGAAAGACGCAGGGCCGCAGAGAGTTCCGTCCTACTCCTGGCGCGGCATGGCGCGGCTCGCGTGCAGGAAACGGGCGCCGCTGCCACCACCCTCGCCATTGCCATTGCCCTTGCCGCCCAGCAGGGCGTACACGGCGTGCCGGCCGCGGGCGGGGGCGGCGGTGATCAGCAGGTCCGACCGCAGGCGGACCAGTTCGACCCGGGCGGGCGGCGTGACCAGCGCGGCCAGTTCGGTGAGCGGTTTGGTCCGCAACCAGGCTCGCCCGTCGGAGTCGACCTCGACGACATGCTCGGCCATGGCGGACCGGTAGACACCGCTGACCCACGCCGCGTCGACCGGTTCCGCCCGCACGGGCGGCCGGGCCGGTTCGGGCAATCGGATGCCCGCGTGCTCGAACAGCAACTCCCCCAGCAGGTCTCGGCACAGCGCACTCGTATTGCCGCCGTTGGTCAGCAACGCGACCGCGACCCCGCCGGGCGCGATCCGCAGATACGCGTTCTGCCCGATGGTGCTCCCGTCGTGCCCGAACAGTCCCGACCCCGCCGGATCGAACAGCTGCCAGCCCAAACCCCAATGGCTGCCGTAGCCGATATCGGGCAACGCGACCTGCGGCCGAGTCATGGCGCGCGCCACCGATTCCGGTAGCACCCGGGTGCCGTCCGGCGCGACCCCGCCGGCCAGATGCATTCCCGCGTACCGCACCAGGTCCCCGGCCGACATCGAAAGCCGCGCCCCGGCCGGGGCATTGGAGGCCGCGAGCGCCCACACCGGTGCCGGCCGCATCGCCTGCCCCGGCGCGCCGGGGAGGTGCCCGACCGCGGCCCGGAACAGAATCGCCTCGTCGGCGTCCACCGCCGCCTGCCGCAATCCGAGCGGGCCGATCAGCCGCTCCCGCAGCACCTCGTCGAAGGGCTTGCCGCGCAGGACTTCCAGCAGCCGCCCCAGCACCACGTACCCACTGTTGCAGTAGGAGAACAGCTCTCCCGGCCGATGCA
This sequence is a window from Nocardia yunnanensis. Protein-coding genes within it:
- a CDS encoding isochorismatase family protein; its protein translation is MPAQTLRELSGFDQTPAGLADSTLILVDYQNTYTRGVMELSGWQAALDAAADLLARARAAGAAIIHVINDGGVGGPYDITADIGRIHPAVAPLDGEPVVVKTVPNAFVGTDLADRVDAAANKNVVIVGFMTHMCVTFTAEGAFLRGNHPTVVADACATRSLRSPAGEVTATQLHESALATIADLYAVVVPSASALR
- a CDS encoding serine hydrolase domain-containing protein, whose protein sequence is MTADLTRRLTELIEEHEVPGAQVAVLAGGEIAEAAAGVLNTATGVAVTTDSVFQIGSVTKTWTATLVMQLVADGLIELDAPVRRYLPEFRLGDAAATAAITVRQLLDHTSGIEGDLFLDTGRGSDAVARLVAALGEAGQVHRPGELFSYCNSGYVVLGRLLEVLRGKPFDEVLRERLIGPLGLRQAAVDADEAILFRAAVGHLPGAPGQAMRPAPVWALAASNAPAGARLSMSAGDLVRYAGMHLAGGVAPDGTRVLPESVARAMTRPQVALPDIGYGSHWGLGWQLFDPAGSGLFGHDGSTIGQNAYLRIAPGGVAVALLTNGGNTSALCRDLLGELLFEHAGIRLPEPARPPVRAEPVDAAWVSGVYRSAMAEHVVEVDSDGRAWLRTKPLTELAALVTPPARVELVRLRSDLLITAAPARGRHAVYALLGGKGNGNGEGGGSGARFLHASRAMPRQE